One window of Centropristis striata isolate RG_2023a ecotype Rhode Island chromosome 21, C.striata_1.0, whole genome shotgun sequence genomic DNA carries:
- the tlcd3bb gene encoding ceramide synthase yields the protein MLTILAAGSMFFPGLFLLSKQCLKSIPALRWSEGDAVIVSARLVSSVQAVMASSAGYIIASSCEDILEDQHWLTSSYIMFAVPYFVYDIYAMFMCYWYKLRVKGHEEASAAPQHMSTALYSYLRREFLMVLHHVVMVTVCFPVSVFWRQGKGDYFQGIMFMAELSTPSVCLGKILIQYKQQHTLLHKVNGALMLITFFICRVLLFPYLYYAYGRYASIPFHMVPLSVPWHCNLGAALLMAPQLYWFSLICRGALRLFTGSSRSQRPRPTTGAAKERQTDGNALPQPANGYSTRSSEPELATH from the exons ATGCTGACCATTCTAGCTGCTGGGTCTATGTTCTTTCCAGGCCTTTTTCTGCTGTCCAAACAATGCCTGAAGTCAATCCCAGCACTGAGGTGGAGCGAAGGAGATGCAGTCATTGTATCTGCAAG GTTGGTTTCGTCAGTTCAGGCAGTCATGGCCTCTTCAGCTGGCTACATCATTGCTTCTTCCTGCGAGGACATCCTGGAGGACCA GCATTGGCTGACTAGCTCTTACATCATGTTTGCTGTTCCCTACTTTGTGTATGACATCTACGCAATGTTCATGTGCTACTGGTATAAACTCCGGGTCAAAGGGCACGAGGAGGCCTCTGCAGCACCCCAGCACATGAGCACGGCGCTGTACAGCTACTTGCGTCGCGAGTTCCTCATGGTGCTGCACCATGTTGTCATGGTCACCGTCTGCTTCCCCGTCTCTGTG TTTTGGCGACAAGGAAAGGGAGATTACTTCCAGGGCATAATGTTCATGGCTGAGCTAAGCACTCCATCTGTCTGCTTAGGAAAAATCCTCATCCAG tacaaacagcaacacactcTCCTGCACAAAGTGAATGGGGCTCTTATGCTGATCACTTTTTTCATCTGTCGAGTCCTCCTCTTCCCTTACCTCTACTACGCCTATGGAAG GTACGCGTCCATTCCCTTCCACATGGTTCCCCTGTCGGTACCCTGGCACTGTAACCTCGGTGCTGCGCTGCTCATGGCCCCCCAGCTCTATTGGTTCTCCCTAATTTGCAGGGGCGCCCTGCGGCTCTTCACAGGCTCGTCCCGCTCTCAGAGACCGCGTCCGACCACAGGCGCAGCAAAGGAGAGGCAGACCGACGGCAACGCACTGCCGCAGCCCGCCAACGGCTACAGCACGCGCTCCTCAGAGCCGGAGCTGGCCACTCACTGA
- the pagr1 gene encoding PAXIP1-associated glutamate-rich protein 1, which yields MQAEATDSSLREGIEALGVKDTVKPAAVKEEEGNTEQQDTEMTAATEEDTSTKEEKDGETDAVEGEAQKDESQAHMGVDGEEGKQAAGAESEWEIAYSDEEMEDPKNWMPPPAEIKRLYELLSKGEMLELNFVPLLRRPPTPERSPSPERDDEDEAAKEREREERDRRPPTPTEFDFDEEQTQATPKNAFVNRRRTPGSSARSSVKREARLDKVLSDMKRHRKIEEHILRTGRDLFKTEKKLEEALSPNSQKEREKERERDSNPNTIFSPRQRRY from the exons ATGCAGGCTGAGGCCACAGACTCCTCGCTGAGAGAGGGCATAGAGGCTCTGGGTGTGAAGGACACAGTAAAACCTGCAGCAGTCAAAGAGGAAGAGGGCAACACAGAGCAACAGGACACGGAGATGACGGCTGCCACAGAGGAGGACACATCCACCAAGGAGGAAAAAG ATGGAGAAACAGATGCAGTGGAAGGAGAGGCACAAAAGGATGAATCCCAGGCCCACATGGGGGTGGACGGTGAAGAGGGAAAGCAGGCTGCAGGAGCGGAAAGCGAATGGGAGATTGCATACAGTGACGAGGAAATGGAGGATCCCAAGAACTGGATGCCCCCTCCAGCTGAGATCAAAAGACTCTATGAGCTCCTTTCTAAAGGGGAGATGCTGGAATTGAACTTTGTGCCCCTTCTGAGGAGGCCCCCTACACCCGAACGCAGCCCCTCACCGGAAAGGGATGACGAGGACGAGGCAgcgaaggaaagagagagagaggagagagaccgCAG GCCTCCAACTCCAACTGAGTTTGACTTCGATGAGGAGCAAACACAAGCCACTCCGAAAAATGCCTTTGTGAACAGACGCAGAACACCAG GGTCTTCTGCCCGCTCTTCAGTGAAAAGGGAAGCTCGGCTGGATAAAGTTTTGTCAGACATGAAGCGCCACCGCAAAATTGAGGAGCACATCTTGCGCACGGGTCGGGATCTCTTCAAGACCGAAAAGAAACTGGAGGAGGCTCTGTCTCCGAACAGCCAGAAGGAGCGGGAGAAGGAGAGGGAACGAGACAGCAACCCCAACACCATCTTCTCCCCGAGGCAGAGGAGATACTGA
- the kif22 gene encoding kinesin-like protein KIF22: MAQRVAVSDGANKKTARVRVAVRLRPYMDNQDEKVEGPCVRGLDSQNLEIINWRNAAETVKYHFDVFHGEQTTQQGVFLSSVKPILPHILNGQNASVFAYGPTGAGKTHTMMGSSDQPGVIPRAVREVFKLVKAKNEDEGWDYSIGMSYLEIYNEKVLDLLSPGSQDLPIREDKDKNILIPGLTHTTISSFSDFDKHFIPASLNRTTASTKLNQRSSRSHAVLLLKIVRTQRSPPHRQQTGKLYLIDLAGSEDNRRTGNQGIRLKESGAINLSLFTLSKVVDSLNSGTAIRVPYRDSKLTRLLQDSLGGSAHSVMITNIAPEYKYYFDTFSALNFASKSKLIVNKPFTCETVAVLPVKRAREDREAGGSGTEPQKKRQKDERKTEQGGSSPSAHLHSPSEPSVMDRLLALEKLMMNCQDKEKLSMLKDVAQSRKEIQELKEKQRELESKAKLFSLLPGEKLSDKHEPAFKNSTAPLQRKQLNAKKQQAVVQPMQVSQLKPLQQLAVVKKQSVCVKKKERKLSDQVESPDGKENIKENGWESQLDTSVLEHSRQKILHVLNSGSLKELKGLQQIGDKKAKLILGWREIHGNFIKVEDLEKVEGMTAKRFSSFMKANILSAMGK; this comes from the exons ATGGCTCAGCGTGTGGCGGTGTCAGATGGAGCAAACAAGAAGACCGCCAGGGTTCGGGTGGCGGTTCGTCTGCGACCCTACATGGATAACCAAGATGAGAAAGTCGAGGGGCCATGTGTGAGAGGCTTGGACTCACAGAACCTGGAGATAATCAACTGGAGAAATGCTGCAGAAACCGTGAAATACCA ttttgatgtttttcatgGTGAGCAAACAACACAGCAAGGGGTTTTCCTCTCATCAGTGAAGCCCATTCTACCACACATACTGAATGGACAAAATGCAAGTGTCTTTGCCTATGGGCCAACAGGAGCTG GTAAGACTCACACCATGATGGGCAGTTCAGATCAGCCAGGTGTGATTCCCAGAGCTGTTCGTGAGGTCTTTAAGCTGGTCAAAGCCAAGAATGAAGATGAGGGATGGGACTACAGCATTGGCATGTCCTATTTGGAAATTTACAATGAGAAG GTGCTAGATCTTCTGTCGCCGGGCTCCCAGGATTTGCCAATCAGAGAGGACAAGGACAAGAACATCCTTATACCTGGCCTCACTCACACCACCATCTCCTCCTTCTCAGATTTTGACAAACACTTTATCCCTGCCAGCCTCAATCGTACCACAGCTTCCACCAAACTAAACCAGCGATCCAGCCGCAGCCatgctgtcctcctcctcaag ATTGTACGGACTCAGCGCAGCCCGCCCCACAGACAGCAGACAGGAAAGCTGTACTTGATAGACTTGGCTGGGTCTGAGGACAACCGTCGCACTGGCAACCAGGGCATCCGCCTGAAAGAGAGCGGCGCCATCAACCTGTCACTCTTCACTCTGAGCAAGGTCGTGGACTCCCTTAACTCTGGCACTGCCATCCGTGTGCCATACAGAGACAGTAAACTGACAAGGCTGCTGCAGGACTCTCTGGGTGGCTCGGCACACTCCGTCATGATCACCAACATTGCGCCAGAGTACAAATACTATTTTGACACATTTAGTGCACTCAACTTTGCCTCCAAATCCAAGCTCATTGTGAACAAGCCCTTCACCTGTGAAACTGTGGCTGTGCTGCCAG TGAAGCGGGCTAGAGAAGACCGCGAGGCAGGGGGTTCTGGCACCGAGCCACAGAAAAAGAGGCAGAAAGATGAGAGGAAGACTGAACAGGGTGGCTCCTCACCTTCTGCACACTTGCACAG TCCGTCAGAACCGTCAGTGATGGACAGACTATTAGCTCTGGAGAAGCTGATGATGAACTGCCAGGACAAAGAGAAACTGAGCATGTTGAAAGATGTGGCCCAGTCTCGCAAGGAGATCcag GAGCTCAAAGAGAAGCAGAGGGAGTTGGAGAGTAAGGCTAAGCTTTTCAGTTTGTTGCCTGGAGAAAAGCTCAGTGACAAACATGAGCCTGCCTTCAAGAACAGTACAGCTCCTCTGCAGAGAAAACAGCTAAATGCTAAAAAGCAGCAGGCTGTGGTCCAACCCATGCAAG TGTCCCAGCTCAAGCCTCTTCAGCAGCTTGCTGTCGTCAAAAAACAGTCCGTCTGCGTcaagaagaaagagaggaagctTTCAGACCAGGTTGAG tctccAGATGGTAAAGAGAACATAAAGGAGAACGGCTGGGAGTCCCAACTCGACACATCTGTGCTGGAGCACTCCAGACAGAAAATCCTGCACGTCCTCAACAGTGGCTCTCTGAAAGAGCTGAAGGGTCTGCAGCAGATCGGAGACAAAAAGGCAAAGCTCATCCTGGGCTGGAGGGAGATCCATGGAAACTTCATCAAG GTGGAAGATCTGGAAAAAGTTGAAGGCATGACTGCAAAGAGATTTTCCTCCTTCATGAAG gcAAACATCCTGAGTGCCATGggaaagtga
- the prrt2 gene encoding trafficking regulator of GLUT4 1 isoform X2 has product MAVNMMPTPAIWPGEDQPSLLDEEASLTSQAPISVPCPPVRGEPLIHSGSSSPVSTRPPRSKSKGELVIVINEKLQNSNGIHQTPAESASPVICSPPRRQHSISYPHHNKTRKGSRASSIGYTAFSPRPSLSRHSSIATNPPLDRTKVKDYLLLSVLACFCPVWPINIVGFVYSIMSKNSLEQGNLDGAVRLGRVAKMLSMVSLVGGTVIIIACIVNLAINVKT; this is encoded by the exons ATGGCTGTGAACATGATGCCAACTCCCGCCATTTGGCCAGGGGAGGACCAACCGTCGCTGCTGGATGAGGAGGCCTCTCTGACGAGCCAAGCCCCCATCTCTGTGCCATGCCCACCAGTCAGAGGTGAACCACTCATCcacagcggcagcagcagcccgGTCAGCACACGGCCTCCCCGCAGCAAATCCAAAGGCGAGCTAGTCATAGTCATCAACGAGAAGCTGCAGAACA GTAACGGGATCCACCAAACGCCCGCAGAGAGCGCCTCCCCAGTAATCTGCTCTCCTCCCAGAAGACAACACTCCATCTCTTACCCCCATCACAACAAGACCAGGAAGGGGAGCAGGGCGAGCTCCATCGGCTACACCGCCTTCTCGCCCAGGCCGTCGCTTTCTCGCCACTCAAGCATCGCCACCAACCCACCCTTAGACCGCACCAAGGTCAAAGACTACCTCCTACTCTCTGTGCTGGCCTGCTTCTGCCCCGTCTGGCCCATCAACATCGTGGGATTTGTCTACTCCATCATG TCCAAGAACAGCCTCGAGCAGGGAAACCTGGACGGCGCCGTGCGTCTGGGGCGTGTGGCCAAGATGCTCTCCATGGTGTCACTAGTAGGAGGGACGGTCATTATCATCGCCTGCATTGTCAACCTCGCCA taaatgtgAAAACCTGA
- the prrt2 gene encoding trafficking regulator of GLUT4 1 isoform X1, protein MAVNMMPTPAIWPGEDQPSLLDEEASLTSQAPISVPCPPVRGEPLIHSGSSSPVSTRPPRSKSKGELVIVINEKLQNSNGIHQTPAESASPVICSPPRRQHSISYPHHNKTRKGSRASSIGYTAFSPRPSLSRHSSIATNPPLDRTKVKDYLLLSVLACFCPVWPINIVGFVYSIMSKNSLEQGNLDGAVRLGRVAKMLSMVSLVGGTVIIIACIVNLASESPESDL, encoded by the exons ATGGCTGTGAACATGATGCCAACTCCCGCCATTTGGCCAGGGGAGGACCAACCGTCGCTGCTGGATGAGGAGGCCTCTCTGACGAGCCAAGCCCCCATCTCTGTGCCATGCCCACCAGTCAGAGGTGAACCACTCATCcacagcggcagcagcagcccgGTCAGCACACGGCCTCCCCGCAGCAAATCCAAAGGCGAGCTAGTCATAGTCATCAACGAGAAGCTGCAGAACA GTAACGGGATCCACCAAACGCCCGCAGAGAGCGCCTCCCCAGTAATCTGCTCTCCTCCCAGAAGACAACACTCCATCTCTTACCCCCATCACAACAAGACCAGGAAGGGGAGCAGGGCGAGCTCCATCGGCTACACCGCCTTCTCGCCCAGGCCGTCGCTTTCTCGCCACTCAAGCATCGCCACCAACCCACCCTTAGACCGCACCAAGGTCAAAGACTACCTCCTACTCTCTGTGCTGGCCTGCTTCTGCCCCGTCTGGCCCATCAACATCGTGGGATTTGTCTACTCCATCATG TCCAAGAACAGCCTCGAGCAGGGAAACCTGGACGGCGCCGTGCGTCTGGGGCGTGTGGCCAAGATGCTCTCCATGGTGTCACTAGTAGGAGGGACGGTCATTATCATCGCCTGCATTGTCAACCTCGCCAGTGAGTCTCCCGAATCTGACCTTTAA